Proteins encoded in a region of the Candidatus Moanabacter tarae genome:
- the iolO_3 gene encoding 5-keto-L-gluconate epimerase, producing the protein MDTKTFPFPLGVQFTLSSECDYPAFRKRLRTIRELGYSVIELNIEDLETADLSLIKDCLLENGLRMSNFATGATAKLEGLSLTTTDDMVRKDSITRTRELIEVAAYFDAGMIIGMLKGGPSEDPRLSHKLIVESLNQIVDVAEDLGILILLEAINRRETAIANTIWETEEIINEVGSKAVTILPDTYHISIEESSIFGSLSKYLDAFQTIHISDNNRRFPGFGCIDFLSLFKALIDAGYNGYLTLEGNTAQAFEIDLTIATQYLAKTFLKIYE; encoded by the coding sequence ATGGACACCAAAACCTTTCCTTTCCCACTAGGAGTTCAGTTCACACTCTCTTCGGAATGCGACTACCCAGCCTTTCGAAAACGGCTTCGCACGATTAGAGAACTCGGCTACTCAGTCATTGAGCTAAACATCGAAGACCTGGAAACGGCAGACCTTTCTCTTATTAAGGACTGTCTATTGGAAAATGGGCTTCGAATGTCGAATTTCGCAACAGGTGCAACTGCGAAATTGGAAGGACTTTCCCTAACTACGACTGATGACATGGTTCGAAAGGATTCAATCACCCGCACCCGAGAACTGATCGAGGTGGCTGCTTATTTCGATGCAGGGATGATTATTGGGATGCTCAAAGGTGGGCCTTCCGAAGATCCACGTCTATCCCATAAACTCATAGTTGAAAGCTTAAACCAAATTGTCGACGTTGCGGAAGATCTTGGAATCCTCATCCTTCTTGAGGCTATTAATCGCCGAGAAACTGCCATCGCAAATACAATATGGGAGACTGAAGAGATCATCAACGAGGTCGGTAGTAAAGCGGTGACCATACTCCCCGACACCTATCATATTAGTATCGAAGAAAGCTCCATATTCGGTTCTCTTTCCAAATATCTAGATGCCTTTCAGACTATCCATATTTCGGATAACAACCGGAGATTTCCAGGTTTTGGATGCATCGACTTTCTTAGTCTATTCAAGGCACTAATCGATGCTGGCTATAACGGCTATTTGACGCTTGAGGGAAATACTGCACAGGCGTTCGAAATTGATCTCACTATAGCTACTCAGTATCTAGCTAAGACCTTTTTAAAGATTTATGAATAA
- the betC_3 gene encoding Choline-sulfatase: MNKELSFRPPRKPNVIWVFGDQHRAQALSHRGDPNVFTPNIDNLSRTGMNFECAVSGAPWCTPFRGALLTGKYPHQNGVIRTPSLLDPDIPTVAHSFNDAGYHTAYVGKWHLDGSNHREHYVPPHHRGSFKFWMGYENNNNQHETYVYGSKNETPQRLPKYETEGLTDILLGHLEKHVGQREDYDPFFAVLSVQPPHGPYVTPINSQQGKHHIHPSKIKLRNNVPEIPSMRFNASIDHAGYYAMIEDLDQNIGRICETLKDFSIDRETYIIFFSDHGNLLWSHGQTGKSSPWEESIRIPFIISKVGGPENMCCGRTDALLNHVDIAPTTLGLCGIPVPNEMAGYDYSRHCIPEYATEYRENPDRTDEPDSAYLQQIVRKMNPNTVNKAWRGVLMRDGWKYVCIPGSDWLLFDTKNDPYEQANHVHSTNFQMQKVHCYNRLSRWIKETGDDFELPNIRLP, translated from the coding sequence ATGAATAAAGAACTGTCTTTTCGACCTCCACGTAAGCCAAATGTTATATGGGTCTTTGGTGATCAGCATCGAGCCCAAGCACTAAGCCACCGGGGAGATCCCAATGTCTTTACACCCAATATCGACAATCTTTCCAGGACTGGAATGAATTTTGAATGCGCGGTTTCCGGAGCACCTTGGTGCACACCTTTTCGTGGTGCTCTACTCACGGGCAAGTACCCGCACCAAAACGGAGTCATCAGGACACCAAGCCTACTTGACCCAGATATCCCAACAGTCGCCCACTCGTTCAATGACGCTGGATACCACACTGCCTACGTGGGCAAATGGCATCTAGATGGATCTAACCATAGGGAACACTACGTCCCCCCCCATCACAGGGGGAGCTTTAAGTTCTGGATGGGCTACGAGAACAATAATAACCAGCACGAAACCTATGTCTATGGGTCAAAGAACGAGACTCCCCAGCGCTTGCCCAAATATGAAACCGAAGGCCTGACCGACATCCTTTTGGGACATCTAGAAAAGCATGTTGGACAAAGAGAGGACTACGACCCGTTTTTTGCTGTACTCTCGGTCCAACCTCCACACGGACCCTATGTCACACCGATCAACTCGCAACAGGGAAAACATCACATACATCCTTCAAAAATCAAGCTCCGTAATAATGTGCCGGAAATCCCCTCAATGCGGTTTAACGCTTCTATCGATCATGCAGGTTACTATGCTATGATAGAAGATCTTGATCAGAATATTGGACGCATCTGTGAAACTCTTAAGGATTTCAGTATAGACCGCGAAACCTACATTATTTTCTTTTCTGACCACGGGAATTTACTATGGAGCCATGGTCAGACTGGAAAATCATCGCCATGGGAAGAGTCTATTCGCATACCCTTTATCATCAGCAAAGTTGGAGGACCGGAGAATATGTGCTGTGGCCGAACCGACGCCCTGTTGAACCACGTAGACATAGCGCCAACTACTCTTGGACTCTGTGGGATTCCTGTACCGAATGAAATGGCTGGCTACGATTATTCAAGACATTGTATCCCTGAATACGCAACCGAATATCGCGAAAACCCCGATCGCACTGACGAACCGGACTCGGCTTACCTCCAACAAATCGTACGAAAGATGAACCCAAATACTGTTAACAAGGCCTGGCGCGGTGTTTTAATGCGGGACGGTTGGAAATATGTCTGCATTCCCGGTAGCGATTGGCTCCTTTTTGACACTAAAAACGATCCTTACGAGCAGGCCAACCATGTACACAGTACAAACTTCCAAATGCAGAAAGTCCACTGCTATAATAGACTTTCAAGATGGATCAAAGAAACAGGAGACGATTTCGAACTACCGAATATTCGACTTCCTTAG
- the ghrB_2 gene encoding Glyoxylate/hydroxypyruvate reductase B, producing MKNNQKVHLALQLETDLKEKLNALFQVTEENPDASKSEILSAIADVEGILGFPNLSMDADFFDAAPNLRVLSLASVGYDFVDVDAATKRGIVICNTPGVLTNAVANLTISMIFIITRKLIENETFVRTGGWARGKPAPALGTDIEGKVLGLIGFGRIGQEVARRAQALGMKTLWYDVFDTLPDGAPNSDYRKLDNLLEESDFVSLHTNLSPSARHLIGEVQLDKMKETAYLINTARGPLVDQSSLTKALKSGTIAGAALDVFESEPTAENEPITQLTNAYCFAHIASGTEETRRAMRELALQNLIAVLSGNHPPAPVNPEVFK from the coding sequence ATGAAAAATAATCAAAAGGTTCATCTCGCTCTTCAGTTGGAGACCGATCTCAAAGAAAAATTGAACGCATTGTTCCAAGTAACAGAAGAAAACCCCGATGCTTCCAAGTCAGAAATATTATCGGCAATCGCAGATGTAGAGGGTATTTTGGGATTTCCAAATCTAAGTATGGACGCGGACTTCTTCGATGCAGCGCCTAATCTTCGTGTCCTCTCCTTAGCCAGTGTTGGCTACGACTTTGTCGATGTGGATGCAGCAACCAAGCGAGGAATCGTCATCTGCAACACACCAGGTGTGTTGACCAATGCCGTTGCCAACCTCACAATCTCGATGATCTTTATTATTACTCGAAAACTGATTGAAAATGAGACCTTCGTCCGCACTGGTGGTTGGGCCCGCGGGAAACCCGCGCCGGCCCTGGGAACGGATATTGAAGGAAAGGTGCTTGGCCTGATCGGTTTCGGACGTATAGGTCAAGAGGTTGCGAGAAGAGCCCAAGCATTGGGTATGAAAACCCTTTGGTACGATGTTTTCGACACCCTCCCCGATGGGGCTCCGAACAGTGATTATCGGAAATTAGACAACCTCCTAGAAGAATCAGACTTCGTTAGCCTCCACACTAACCTCAGTCCATCTGCTCGCCACTTAATCGGTGAAGTTCAATTAGATAAAATGAAAGAAACCGCCTACCTCATCAACACTGCCCGTGGCCCCTTAGTCGATCAATCATCTCTTACTAAAGCATTAAAATCGGGTACGATTGCTGGGGCAGCTCTAGATGTCTTTGAATCCGAGCCAACAGCGGAAAACGAGCCTATTACCCAATTAACAAACGCTTACTGCTTCGCTCATATTGCAAGTGGCACAGAAGAGACCCGCCGCGCCATGCGTGAACTAGCCCTCCAAAATCTAATTGCTGTACTCTCGGGAAATCATCCTCCAGCTCCGGTTAATCCAGAAGTCTTCAAATAA
- the atsA_3 gene encoding Arylsulfatase — translation MNTSKPNIIYILADDMGYGDLSCLNPDSKIRTKHLDRLASDGMACRDTHASSAMCTPSRYSILTGRYNWRSALKQGVTMGYSGPLIEPGRLTVASFLKQHDYHTACVGKWHLGWSWARHNDDTDEKGLTGKNVDFTQPIEDGPISVGFDYFYGLSASLDVEPYVYVENDRVSAQPNREIPARSGKEQVRAGVIAPGFVHRDVLSNLTQKAVSYIDEQSKIGGPFFLYFPLTAPHLPIIPTDEFLGKSGTNSYGDFCLQVDDVVGQIMTALDRNGLVDNTILIFTSDNGCSFKVGLDELQMLGHEPSYIFRGYKTDIFEGGHRIPFLIRWPKTIQAGSVSDETVCLVDLLATCADIMGESLPDTAAEDSVSNLPAWRGQVLDRSLREATVHSSLDGSLAIRKGRWKLEMCPGSGGWSYPKPGSDCEGLSPLQLYDLQTDIGEQHNIAADHSEIVGELTELLTFYVRNGRSTPGALQKNEGGEYWSQLWWLDR, via the coding sequence TCTAAGATTCGCACGAAACATTTGGACCGTCTGGCTAGCGATGGAATGGCTTGCCGTGATACCCACGCTTCGTCCGCGATGTGTACACCATCACGGTACAGTATTTTGACCGGACGCTACAACTGGCGATCGGCTTTGAAACAGGGCGTAACCATGGGCTATTCTGGTCCGCTGATAGAACCGGGACGGTTGACTGTAGCCTCGTTTCTCAAACAACACGACTACCATACCGCATGCGTTGGCAAGTGGCATCTTGGGTGGTCTTGGGCCAGACATAATGATGACACTGATGAAAAAGGCCTTACTGGGAAGAACGTTGATTTTACCCAGCCGATTGAGGATGGCCCGATCAGTGTAGGGTTTGATTATTTTTATGGCCTCAGTGCCTCATTGGATGTGGAACCGTATGTGTATGTGGAAAATGACCGGGTTTCCGCCCAACCCAATCGCGAGATACCCGCACGTAGTGGCAAAGAGCAGGTCCGGGCCGGGGTTATTGCTCCCGGTTTTGTCCATCGCGACGTTTTGTCCAACCTGACCCAAAAAGCTGTGAGCTATATCGATGAACAGTCTAAAATCGGCGGGCCATTCTTCCTCTACTTCCCCTTAACCGCGCCGCATCTCCCGATTATACCAACCGACGAATTTCTGGGAAAATCTGGGACCAATTCCTACGGTGATTTCTGTCTTCAGGTCGATGATGTAGTGGGTCAAATTATGACTGCGCTTGACCGCAACGGTTTGGTCGATAATACCATCCTCATTTTTACCAGCGATAATGGTTGCTCATTTAAGGTAGGGTTAGATGAGCTCCAAATGTTAGGTCACGAACCGAGCTACATCTTTCGCGGGTATAAGACTGATATCTTTGAAGGCGGGCACCGGATTCCTTTTCTGATTCGTTGGCCGAAGACCATCCAGGCAGGTTCGGTCTCGGATGAGACAGTTTGTCTGGTTGATTTATTGGCTACCTGTGCTGATATTATGGGCGAGTCCCTACCAGATACTGCTGCTGAGGATAGTGTTAGTAATCTACCCGCCTGGCGCGGCCAGGTATTAGACAGATCGCTGCGGGAAGCAACTGTTCATTCATCTCTAGACGGTTCTCTGGCCATTCGTAAAGGTCGTTGGAAACTGGAAATGTGTCCTGGTTCGGGTGGTTGGAGTTATCCGAAACCTGGTTCAGATTGTGAAGGCCTTTCTCCACTTCAACTCTACGATTTACAGACTGATATTGGTGAGCAGCATAATATTGCAGCGGACCATTCTGAAATCGTTGGGGAATTAACTGAACTATTGACCTTCTACGTTAGAAATGGACGCAGTACACCAGGCGCACTCCAAAAGAATGAAGGAGGCGAATACTGGTCTCAGTTATGGTGGCTGGATCGTTAG